GCCCCGGCTGCGCGACCACCACCTGCCGCGGCTGGACGCGCTCGGCGTCGAGTACCGGCCGCTGGACGGGCCGCATCCGTGGCAGACCCGGCCGGGTGTTCCGGGCCGTCCCCGCTGATCCCTATACGGCGGGCCGGGCAGTCGCCTGCTTCCGGCCCGCCGTATAGGGCGTTATATGGAGGTGGTCACCTCCCGCGGGCCGAGGAAGGTGCCGCCGGTCGCGTCGACGACCTGGCCGGTGACCCACCGCGAGTCCGCCGAGGCCAGGAACGCCACCACGTCGGCGATGTCGCTCGGATCCGCGATCCGGCCCAGCGCCGCGGCGGCCGCCGTCCCGGCGCGCATCCGCTCGTCGGCGAACATGAACGCGGTGCGATCGGTCGGCGTCGGGCCGGGTGCGACCGCGTTCACCGTGATCCCCCGGCGGCCGAGTTCCTGCGCCAGGCTGCGGGTGAACACGTCCAGCGCGCCCTTGGTCATGCTGTACGCCAATTCGAACGGCAGCGCGATGCGCGTGTCCGCCGAGGAGATGTTGACGATCCGCCCGCCGTCGCGCAGTACTGGAAGCAGGTGCTGCACCAGGAAGAAGGGCGCCTTGACGTTGACCGCGAACACCCGGTCGAACTCCCCCGGCGTCGCCGTGGCGATCGAACCGGCGCCGGTGGCCGCGTTGTTCACCAGAATGTCGAGCACGAACTCGCCGGTCCGCTCCCGCAGCCCGGCTTCGACCTTGGCGGACAGCATCTCGGCGTCCCCGTCCACGCCGAGCGTCCCCTGCACCGCGAACGCCTGCCCGCCGTCCGCTTCGATCGCCGCGACAGTCTCCTTCGCGGCGGCCTCGTCGCTGCCGTAGTGCACCACGACCAGCGCGCCATCGTGCGCCAGCCGGGCGGCGACCGCTCGGCCGATGCCCTTGCCGCCGCCGGTCACGAGTGCGATCTTGCGTGTCATTTCGGTTCCCCTCGAGTAGTGGTCGCCTTGCTGAGAACCACTCTCGGGGCACCCGCTTACCGCTCCCGCACCGAACGCTGACGGCTCCGGTCAGGCCCGGTCAGTCCGCAG
This sequence is a window from Amycolatopsis benzoatilytica AK 16/65. Protein-coding genes within it:
- a CDS encoding SDR family NAD(P)-dependent oxidoreductase; this translates as MTRKIALVTGGGKGIGRAVAARLAHDGALVVVHYGSDEAAAKETVAAIEADGGQAFAVQGTLGVDGDAEMLSAKVEAGLRERTGEFVLDILVNNAATGAGSIATATPGEFDRVFAVNVKAPFFLVQHLLPVLRDGGRIVNISSADTRIALPFELAYSMTKGALDVFTRSLAQELGRRGITVNAVAPGPTPTDRTAFMFADERMRAGTAAAAALGRIADPSDIADVVAFLASADSRWVTGQVVDATGGTFLGPREVTTSI